Part of the Candidatus Dormiibacterota bacterium genome is shown below.
CGAAATCTTCCAGCTCGGCCTGGCCAACGCGGGGACGTCGATCGCGGTCTCCGTGGCGTCGCTGATGTTCGCCTTTATCCTGCTCGTGATTCTGTCGTTCTTCGGGCGGGCACGGGCGCGCGTGGCTCCTGAGCGCGCCGGTCTCCCGTTCCCGGGCGCGGCTGGAGGAGGCCTGAGGTGACGACTGCGGTCGCGGCCGCCGGGGTGGGGACCGCCACGCGCGCTGGTGTCGAGGTTCGACTCGAGAACCTCCAGCGTCGCTACGCGGGGGTGACCGCGCTCGACGGCTTGAGTCTGACCATGGCCCCGGGCGAGCTGGTCGCCCTGCTCGGGCCATCCGGCTGTGGCAAAACGACGGCGCTGCGGCTGGTCGCGGGTCTGGAGCAAGCCGACAGCGGACGGGTGGTGGTCGGCGGTGAGGACGTCACCGGGCAGCCGACCAACAAGCGCGATGTCGGCATGGTGTTCCAGGCGTATTCGCTGTTTCCGCATATGACGGCCTGGCAGAACGTGGCGTTCGGCCTGCAGATGCGCAAGGTGGGCGCCGACCGGCGGCGCCAGCGGGCGGGCGAAATGCTCGACCTCGTCGGGCTGTCCGGATTCGCTAATCGGTTCGCCCATCAGTTGTCCGGCGGCCAGCAGCAGCGCGTGGCGCTCGCTCGGGCGCTCGCGATCCAGCCGAAGGTCCTGCTGCTCGATGAGCCGTTATCCGCACTCGACGCCAAGGTTCGGGCACGGCTGCGCGACGAGATCCGTCGGGTGCAGCTCGAGGTCGGGATCACCACCCTGTTTGTGACCCACGACCAGGAGGAAGCGCTGGCCATCGCCGACCGCGTGGGGGTGATGCACTCGGGTCGGATCGAGCAGCTGGGACCGCCGACGACGATCTACTCGCGGCCGGCGACGCCCTTCGTCGCCGAGTTCGTCGGCCTCACCAATCGTCTTCCCGGCGTCGTGCGGGGCGGGGAGGTCGAAGTGCGCGGCGCGAGGCTGCCCCTGGTCCAGCCCGACGCCGCCGAGGGGCCGGCGATTGCGCTGGTGCGCACCGAAGCGGTGACGATCGCGAGCGACGGCGAGGCTGCCACC
Proteins encoded:
- a CDS encoding ABC transporter ATP-binding protein, which gives rise to MTTAVAAAGVGTATRAGVEVRLENLQRRYAGVTALDGLSLTMAPGELVALLGPSGCGKTTALRLVAGLEQADSGRVVVGGEDVTGQPTNKRDVGMVFQAYSLFPHMTAWQNVAFGLQMRKVGADRRRQRAGEMLDLVGLSGFANRFAHQLSGGQQQRVALARALAIQPKVLLLDEPLSALDAKVRARLRDEIRRVQLEVGITTLFVTHDQEEALAIADRVGVMHSGRIEQLGPPTTIYSRPATPFVAEFVGLTNRLPGVVRGGEVEVRGARLPLVQPDAAEGPAIALVRTEAVTIASDGEAAT